The nucleotide window TGACCTTTGAAAGTGAGGGCTCAATTCTCTGGGTATACGCAGCTGTCCCGCGGAATAAGGCGGATTTGCGGTATCAAATGTTCTACTGCTTCTTTCGTAAAAGAGCAGATATCCCAAGAGGCGGCGTTGGCAGTGCCCATAGCAATGCCCAAACGCGCCGTATCTTCCGTGCTACAGTTTTGTGTCAATCCCAATGCGAATCCGGCAACCAAGGCATCCCCCGATCCAACGGCATTGATTTCTTGTATAGCAGGCGGCACAGCATGAAAACATCCATCCTCTCCGGCGATAAGCGCGCCCTCTGCGCCCAATGAAAGAACAACCCAAGAAATCCCCCGTTGACGCAGTGTGTCTATTGCCCGCCATTGCTTTGCTCGCGTATCCAGGCGTTGACCAACAAAAAGTTCCAATTCCTCCAAATTCGGTTTAATC belongs to Candidatus Hydrogenedentota bacterium and includes:
- a CDS encoding 1-phosphofructokinase, which encodes AAQAALITFNGSAPDPALDLLYRDLLECAHALKVPVILDAYGAIFAHALEQVPFMIKPNLEELELFVGQRLDTRAKQWRAIDTLRQRGISWVVLSLGAEGALIAGEDGCFHAVPPAIQEINAVGSGDALVAGFALGLTQNCSTEDTARLGIAMGTANAASWDICSFTKEAVEHLIPQIRLIPRDSCVYPEN